In the genome of Globicephala melas chromosome 3, mGloMel1.2, whole genome shotgun sequence, one region contains:
- the ENC1 gene encoding ectoderm-neural cortex protein 1 has protein sequence MSVSVHENRKSRASSGSINIYLFHKSSYADSVLTHLNLLRQQRLFTDVLLHAGNRTFPCHRAVLAACSRYFEAMFSGGLKESQDSEVNFDNSIHPEVLELLLDYAYSSRVIINEENAESLLEAGDMLEFQDIRDACAEFLEKNLHPTNCLGMLLLSDAHQCTKLYELSWRMCLSNFQTIRKNEDFLQLPQDMVVQLLSSEELETEDERLVYESAINWISYDLKKRYCYLPELLQTVRLALLPAIYLMENVAMEELITKQRKSKEIVEEAIRCKLKILQNDGVVTSLCARPRKTGHALFLLGGQTFMCDKLYLVDQKAKEIIPKADIPSPRKEFSACAIGCKVYITGGRGSENGVSKDVWVYDTLHEEWSKAAPMLVARFGHGSAELKHCLYVVGGHTAATGCLPASPSVSLKQVEHYDPTTNKWTMVAPLREGVSNAAVVSAKLKLFAFGGTSVSHDKLPKVQCYDQCENRWTVPATCPQPWRYTAAAVLGNQIFIMGGDTEFSACSAYKFNSETYQWTKVGDVTAKRMSCHAVASGNKLYVVGGYFGIQRCKTLDCYDPTLDAWNSITTVPYSLIPTAFVSTWKHLPS, from the coding sequence ATGTCCGTCAGCGTGCACGAGAACCGCAAGTCCAGGGCCAGCAGTGGCTCCATTAACATCTATCTGTTCCACAAGTCTTCCTACGCGGACAGTGTCCTCACTCACCTGAACCTGTTACGCCAGCAGCGTCTCTTCACCGACGTCCTTCTTCATGCCGGAAATAGGACCTTCCCGTGTCACCGGGCAGTGCTGGCCGCGTGCAGCCGCTACTTTGAAGCCATGTTCAGCGGCGGCCTGAAGGAGAGCCAGGACAGCGAAGTCAACTTCGACAACTCCATCCACCCGGAAGTCTTGGAGCTGCTCCTCGACTACGCTTACTCCTCCCGGGTCATCATCAATGAAGAAAACGCGGAATCGCTCCTGGAAGCTGGCGACATGCTGGAGTTTCAAGACATCCGGGATGCCTGCGCTGAGTTCCTAGAAAAGAACCTGCACCCCACCAACTGCCTGGGCATGCTGCTGCTGTCCGACGCGCACCAGTGCACCAAGCTGTACGAGCTCTCCTGGAGGATGTGTCTCAGCAATTTCCAGACCATCAGGAAGAATGAAGATTTCCTCCAGCTGCCTCAGGACATGGTAGTGCAGCTCCTGTCCAGTGAAGAGCTGGAGACGGAAGACGAAAGACTTGTGTACGAGTCTGCAATTAACTGGATCAGCTACGACCTGAAGAAGCGCTACTGCTATCTCCCGGAGCTGTTGCAGACGGTGAGGCTGGCTCTGCTGCCGGCCATCTATCTCATGGAGAATGTGGCCATGGAGGAGCTCATCACTAAGCAGAGGAAGAGCAAGGAGATCGTGGAAGAGGCCATCAGGTGCAAGCTGAAAATCCTGCAGAACGACGGCGTGGTGACCAGCCTCTGTGCCCGGCCCCGGAAAACCGGCCATGCCCTCTTCCTCTTGGGAGGACAGACTTTCATGTGTGACAAGCTGTATCTGGTCGACCAGAAGGCCAAAGAGATCATTCCCAAGGCTGACATCCCCAGCCCAAGAAAAGAGTTCAGTGCCTGTGCAATTGGCTGCAAAGTATACATTACTGGGGGGCGAGGGTCTGAGAATGGAGTCTCGAAAGATGTCTGGGTTTATGATACCCTGCATGAGGAGTGGTCCAAGGCGGCTCCCATGCTGGTGGCCAGGTTTGGCCATGGCTCTGCTGAACTGAAGCACTGCCTGTACGTGGTCGGGGGGCACACTGCCGCCACTGGCTGCCTCCCGGCCTCCCCCTCAGTCTCTCTAAAGCAAGTAGAACATTATGACCCCACAACCAACAAATGGACCATGGTGGCCCCTCTCCGAGAAGGGGTCAGCAATGCCGCAGTGGTGAGTGCCAAGCTCAAGCTGTTTGCTTTCGGAGGTACCAGCGTCAGTCATGACAAGCTCCCCAAGGTTCAGTGTTATGATCAGTGCGAAAACAGGTGGACGGTCCCGGCCACCTGTCCCCAACCCTGGCGTTACACGGCGGCAGCTGTGCTGGGTAACCAGATTTTTATTATGGGGGGAGATACCGAGTTCTCCGCCTGCTCTGCTTATAAATTCAATAGCGAGACTTACCAGTGGACCAAGGTGGGAGACGTGACAGCAAAGCGGATGAGCTGCCACGCTGTGGCCTCCGGAAACAAACTCTACGTGGTTGGAGGGTACTTTGGCATTCAGCGATGCAAAACTCTGGACTGCTACGATCCAACGTTGGACGCGTGGAACAGCATAACCACGGTCCCGTATTCGCTGATCCCTACTGCGTTCGTCAGCACCTGGAAACATCTGCCCTCTTAA